The following coding sequences lie in one Vitis vinifera cultivar Pinot Noir 40024 chromosome 19, ASM3070453v1 genomic window:
- the LOC100248750 gene encoding large ribosomal subunit protein uL2 gives MGRVIRAQRKGAGSVFKSHTHHRKGPARFRSLDFGERNGYLKGVVTDIIHDPGRGAPLARVTFRHPFRYKHQKELFVAAEGMYTGQFVYCGKKANLVVGNVLPVRSIPEGAVVCNVEHHVGDRGVFARASGDYAIVVSHNPDNGTSRIKLPSGAKKIIPSGCRAMVGQVAGGGRTEKPMLKAGNAYHKYRVKRNCWPKVRGVAMNPVEHPHGGGNHQHIGHASTVRRDAPPGQKVGLIAARRTGRLRGQAAATAAKADKA, from the exons ATGGGTCGAGTCATCAGAGCTCAGCGTAAAGGTGCTGGCTCAGTCTTCAAGTCCCACACCCACCACCGCAAGGGTCCAGCTCGCTTCCGCAGCCTCGACTTCGGTGAACGCAATGGCTACCTCAAGGGCGTTGTCACCGATATCATCCACGACCCTGGTCGAGGCGCTCCACTCGCCCGAGTTACCTTCCGTCACCCTTTTCGCTACAAGCATCAGAAGGAGCTGTTCGTGGCCGCTGAAGGCATGTACACTGGCCAGTTCGTCTATTGTGGAAAAAAGGCCAATCTCGTTGTAGGAAATGTATTGCCTGTCAGATCCATTCCTGAGGGTGCCGTTGTGTGTAACGTTGAGCACCATGTTGGTGACCGTGGGGTCTTCGCTAGGGCTTCTGGTGATTACGCCATTGTGGTTAGCCACAACCCGGACAATGGAACCTCTAG GATTAAACTTCCATCTGGGGCGAAAAAGATTATTCCAAGTGGTTGTCGTGCCATGGTTGGTCAAGTTGCGGGAGGTGGCCGAACTGAGAAGCCAATGCTTAAGGCCGGTAATGCATACCATAAATACCGGGTCAAGCGCAACTGCTGGCCAAAGGTTCGTGGTGTGGCCATGAACCCTGTGGAGCATCCCCATGGTGGTGGTAACCACCAGCATATTGGTCATGCCAGCACTGTTCGCCGTGACGCCCCACCTGGGCAGAAGGTTGGTCTCATCGCTGCCAGGAGGACTGGTCGTCTCCGAGGACAGGCTGCTGCTACTGCAGCCAAAGCTGATAAGGCTTAG
- the LOC100253846 gene encoding organelle RRM domain-containing protein 2, mitochondrial yields MAMRAAAAAPRSLRRLFSTSTFIPPPITAATPATPPAEPSTNLFVSGLSKRTTSEGLHEAFSKFGQVVNARVVTDRVSGYSKGFGFVRYVSLEDAAEGIKGMDGKFLDGWVIFAEYARPRPPPSPQNNGAPPYGR; encoded by the exons ATGGCGATGAGAGCAGCGGCGGCGGCCCCTCGCAGCTTGAGGCGGCTATTCTCAACCTCCACCTTCATTCCTCCGCCGATCACTGCGGCCACTCCTGCCACTCCTCCGGCTGAGCCCTCCACCAATCTTTTCGTCTCTG GGCTTAGCAAGCGCACTACTTCAGAAGGGCTTCATGAAGCATTTTCAAAGTTTGGTCAAGTGGTCAATG CTAGAGTAGTGACTGATCGTGTATCAGGATATTCCAAGGGGTTTGGTTTTGTGAGATATGTTTCCTTAGAAGATGCCGCTGAAGGTATAAAGGGCATGGATGGCAAG TTTCTGGATGGTTGGGTGATATTTGCAGAGTATGCAAGACCTAGACCACCTCCATCTCCTCAAAACAATGGGGCTCCACCATATGGTCGTTGA
- the LOC100258992 gene encoding uncharacterized protein LOC100258992: MKFIFEFVSCCGMPPRPAVPEEVPLPEESRTVELRRRYRKERVGSSRSSSSSVEWHPSLCSISEDNLVLEKEERPAESERTPKRKAASSTKIHVRSYNEDYRRSQISMTLPTFSPAPFMF; the protein is encoded by the exons ATGAAGTTCATCTTCGAGTTCGTGTCGTGCTGCGGGATGCCACCTCGTCCCGCGGTGCCGGAGGAGGTGCCGCTCCCCGAGGAATCGCGGACGGTGGAACTCCGGAGGCGCTACCGGAAGGAGAGAGTAGGGTCATCGCGGTCGTCGTCGTCGTCGGTGGAGTGGCATCCGTCTCTGTGCTCGATCTCCGAGGACAACCTCGTCCTGGAGAAGGAAGAAAGGCCGGCGGAGTCGGAGAGGACGCCGAAGAGGAAGGCTGCATCCAGTACCAAGATTCATGTTCGGAGCTACAACGAAGATTACAG gCGAAGTCAAATTTCGATGACGCTGCCGACGTTCTCTCCGGCGCCGTTCATGTTCTGA